The sequence below is a genomic window from Scylla paramamosain isolate STU-SP2022 chromosome 38, ASM3559412v1, whole genome shotgun sequence.
cttttttttctattctttcaatCTATATTTCCACATTTCATCCTTTAAACCCTATTCATCCTGCgcttccccatctctctctctctctctctctctctctctctctctctctctctctctctctctctctctctctctctctctctctctctctccagaaagcCTGTGCCGGACGGACATCAGATGCTACACCAAGACCTATTACTGCTCTCGAATCCTCAATGTCCCCTACATACAGCGCGTCATGACCCAGGTCCTCTCCTACTGTTACTCCCTCCTAGGCTCCTCCACCCTGCGAACCACTGCTTTTACTGAAGgtgtgttgtagtagtagtagtagtagtagtagtagtagtagtagtagtagtagtagtagtagtagtagtagtagtagtagtagtatatagagCTTCAGTTGATCTCCAGTGTTCTAGTTTCCAGTTTTTTGCTTGATTTAATGTACATGTCTTGCCTGTATCGCCTTTTCTAGTCTATTATTGGTGTTTAAACTTCACTGAAACGAAACTAGTCATTGCATCTCAGCATCTTGATGAATTAGGTatgtatccttctctctatcttgTATTTGTGAATGTATACCCAGCTTTTCCAGATGTACTGAATCTCACCATAACCTTTCTGAAATTGGTCATTGCATCTCTGTGCCTCAATGAATGGTCACCATCTTTCTCTACCCTGTATGTGTGAATCTATATCTTGCTTCCCCCAACAGATGATCTCATTGATGTCATGAGTGGCCTGCATGGAGAGCAGTTGCCCGACTGTGTGCTGGTGCAGATGGGACTGGTAAGTATCCACCCTAGATATCATACATATAACTTGACACTAAATCAAAGCTTACATCACAGCATCCATACAGAGAGACAAGAACCTGCACACAACAAACCAACATACTAGTCCAAACATAGTGACCCAGCTACCCTCTCCTTGCTGTCTTCCTTCCCCAGGTGGTGGACGGTCAAGTGAACCAGGCAGGGCTGTACCTCGCCCTTGCTAACACTGTCATCAGCAACAACGCCAACCAGCAGAATACCTTCTTTGATGCCGTTAGCACCTGCCCAGCACCCTCCAAGCCTCAGGTACGTCACCTCTTACTGGTCCCAGCCTCCCATCATCACTTCAGCCATCACtgtctcttcctgttcctcataCACACTTTTATCTATAATCCTTGTCTTTCCTACttcatataattttgttttttataaagtagagtatatattttcttaagtCTCACTCGTTTCATTGTTCCATTTTGTTCTCTACTCAAATTTTCTGCCTCCTAAagctttgttttatatattcaaTTTGATTTCTATTTGAAAGAGGAGGCAATTACCTACATGTTGagattcttttctcctttgcagCTGGCATCGTTTGGTGCCTGCGTAATACAGGCATGTGTCTCGGCCTTGTAGCCCTTCACTACACAGCCTTCCTAACCCCATCAATCCTGTCTTCAAGAGTTACCAGCACCCATCAAGACCAATGGCAAACACTGAGTATATTGTACATCTCTCCTCTTAAATGACATCGTGACCCACTCATCATGACATTtactttccaccttcctctttcattatgCACAGTCAAACAAGGTGAATGCTTTCACCACATCATGAGGTCACAAGGTCACATGATCAGCTGCCATATGTGCAGCCAATCTATGTGATGAAACTGCAATTGAAATAAATGGATATTtcacaacaaaaaaatcaaatgatCCAATTCTATCTTCCCACCTCAACCCAACACATCAACACAAATGCGAGAAAATAATTCTGCCacccaccacatcaccactactTAATAGCTACACAACAGAACACAGCAAGGAAGCAACACTCACGTGGTGTTGTCTGCAGCAAGGGAGTGGCCTGGTGGGCAGAGGCAACTGTTCTTTGCTGGGTTACAGATGTTGCTGCTGCACTGAAGGGTGGTGCACTCCTCTGTGGGGCAGCCAACTTCATCTGTGTGCAGGGGACAGGAAGAGATATTACAGAGATAGATAATTCACTGACTGCAACATACAGCACACAGTCTAATGTTAGGATGTATGCTGAGACTCAATGTTTTGAATTGTATCTTGATAAACTAAGTCtgtatccttttctctctacctCATATTTGTGAATGCATATGTAGCCTCCCCCATCAGGTGAGGATGAGGCATTACATAGAGAGATTGATAGATATTCCATTCACCACCAACATAATTCCAGTAAATAGCCAGCCACCACAttcaccacacatacacacgcacacaaacagacTCACCATCACCAAAGAGGCAGTCGTGGTGGCCATCACAGAGGCGGTGGAGGGGGATGCAGGCCGTGTGAAAGCAGGTGTAGTGCTCAGGCGGACAGGAAAATTCACACCCCACCTCGTCTGAGCCATCACTACAGTCCCTTAGTGCCATCACACTTCCACTCCTTGGCAATGCAGCGGTTGGGACAGGCATGGGACTCCTCTGGGTGGCACTCACTTGGCTGAAATAAGAGTCAACTATGAACACAatgtcctccttttcccctctttttctagACTCTTCCCTCTAAACATCATCCACTctcatgccttccttccctaccaCCACCTGTCATCACTCCCACTCCTACTCCCTTACCAGTCCTCCAGTTTCTTGTCCTGCCTCCTTGTCTTACCTGCTGAGTCCCTGCCACTGGGATGGTTTGAGAGCAGTTTATCTCATCCTCCCCATGTGGCGAACAGTCTAAACGCACCCATCGCAAACCCACTTCCTCTCAATGCACTTCCCAGACTCACACCTGTAGGGGAAATTAACACTTGTACACCAACTTGGTCTGTCTTTTGCTAAGTTTGCTAAGTTACTGAGTAGTGATTTGAGGAGTTTAGTACAGGATGTCATCTTCAGTGTTAgtttactgttgttatttgtatATACTGATTTGGATATTGTGtgttatctatctctttatatTGAGTTACTTCTGCTAGAGTCAACCACACTGccacagtctcctcctcctcctcctcctccatttctcctgcTTCCCTACAACCTTACCTGAAGTCATCACCAGGGCAGGTTTCATTGTCACAATTCTGCTCATCTGACCAATCACCACAGTCATTTTCTCCGTCACAAGCATAGTGTTGCATGATGCAGCGCCCATCCCCTGTGCATAACACTTGGTCTGGCCCACAGGTGGGTTCTGATAACTTGTCTGAGGATCCAAGAAGATGTTAGTCATATCTTGTAATACATGGGATATCTACACAGGTAAAAATATTAGTGCTGGCAGAAATTACAATAGCAATTATTATACTATCACTTAAAAGGTTCTATAATAAGTAGGTATGAACTTTTTACAATACATATGAACTTTATCTTgttactgacacacacaaaactcttaTGAAACtgagagatggagggataaAGTAAAAGGTTCAGAGATAAAGAACATCAAATGAATCTCATCTAATTACTGAAAATGAGATCAAGAATGAAGTGAATGGGAAGGTTTCCAGGGCCAGTGCAATGTTTGGAAGTGGCTGCAGAACacaaaagatgtctcagagtggttagttataaag
It includes:
- the LOC135091817 gene encoding uncharacterized protein LOC135091817, which encodes MRTSGAVFLLTAALTGLTQAAWLENFSQSLCRTDIRCYTKTYYCSRILNVPYIQRVMTQVLSYCYSLLGSSTLRTTAFTEDDLIDVMSGLHGEQLPDCVLVQMGLVVDGQVNQAGLYLALANTVISNNANQQNTFFDAVSTCPAPSKPQLASFGACVIQACVSAL